The Alkalihalobacillus sp. LMS6 genomic interval TGGTAAATCCATCAATGTTACGTTATGCATGAACGTCCATCTCCTTTTTAGATAAATAAATTTTTCTCAATTCGTTCATACTTTAATGGAGGTGATGTACGTTGGACCAGTTACTCTCCATCCTAATCAGAACGGTTATAATGTTTGTTGCGGTATTAATATTCTTTCGATTAACAGGAAAAAAAGAACTTGGTGAAGTCAGTGTACTTGACGTCATTATTACATTAATGATCGCTGAATTAGCAGTTATCTTAATTGATGATCCTGACTTGCCCCTTTATCGTGGGCTGGCACCTATTGCACTTTTAATTCTTTTACAACGAATTTTTGCTTATCTACAAGTGAAAAATCAAAAGTTTAGAGATCTAGTTGACGGCGAACCTGTCATTATCATTAAGGATGGCCAATTTTTACAAAAAAATCTTGAAAAACAAAACTATAATATTGATGATATCATGTTACAGCTAAGAGATAAAAATGTTGCAGATGTCCAAGAAGTCGATTGGGCGATGCTTGAGGCATCAGGGACGTTGTCTATTTTCAAGAAAAACGACAATACTCCGTTTACCCTCCCTTTAATTATGGATGGCGTATTA includes:
- a CDS encoding DUF421 domain-containing protein; translation: MDQLLSILIRTVIMFVAVLIFFRLTGKKELGEVSVLDVIITLMIAELAVILIDDPDLPLYRGLAPIALLILLQRIFAYLQVKNQKFRDLVDGEPVIIIKDGQFLQKNLEKQNYNIDDIMLQLRDKNVADVQEVDWAMLEASGTLSIFKKNDNTPFTLPLIMDGVLQKDHLQILNLTEDWVRQQLKVKGIVAVEHVFYCSYFNNTFSVQKKSASS